From Oryza brachyantha chromosome 9, ObraRS2, whole genome shotgun sequence, a single genomic window includes:
- the LOC121055393 gene encoding uncharacterized protein LOC121055393 — protein MNFTSIKPPRHANFTQVSVYLERSDSFPDANWVPQDYEGLTTEVEEEENTMEHENQQTHIGTTSRDCGEKDGNERKSASRERVDKPVKRNRRNDVVDLMGSYLEMRKEEEAKTRVETTKVDECSIRNCIAVVESMKDLSVDEKVKSFGIFKDAHNREIFMSAGSLTRLVWLRTMDDRWTRKILFFRWTC, from the exons ATGAACTTCACTTCTATCAAGCCGCCCAGACATGCTAATTTTACACAGGTGAGTGTCTATCTTGAGAGAAGTGACTCCTTTCCTGATGCGAATTGGGTTCCTCAAGATTATGAAGGCTTGACCACTGaagttgaagaagaagaaaatacaATGGAGCATGAAAATCAGCAAACCCACATTGGTACCACCTCAAGAGATTGTGGAGAGAAGGATGGCAACGAGAGAAAATCTGCATCGAGAGAAAGGGTAGATAAGCCTGTGAAGAGAAATAGGAGGaatgatgttgttgatttgaTGGGAAGCTACTTAGAGAtgagaaaggaggaggaggcaaagACGAGGGTGGAGACAACTAAAGTTGATGAATGCTCAATAAGAAATTGCATTGCTGTTGTGGAATCGATGAAAGATCTCTCAGTTGATGAGAAAGTCAAATCTTTTGGAATATTCAAGGATGCCCACAATAGGGAGATCTTCATGAGTGCAGGGTCATTGACTCGTCTTGTGTGGTTAAGAACAAT GGATGACCGTTGGACCAGAAAGATACTGTTTTTCAG GTGGACTTGCTAG